Proteins encoded within one genomic window of Solenopsis invicta isolate M01_SB chromosome 10, UNIL_Sinv_3.0, whole genome shotgun sequence:
- the LOC113003201 gene encoding uncharacterized protein LOC113003201, with amino-acid sequence MRHNRIPDALWRFANNILQKLSSSSSSSSSSNELGVFPTALKLTADRCGLYRCWASWLIRNAPVTSDWRVEYMSRRRGTSTSLVLELLLRPFIPPFNSSLPRIFVVSPLAIGVPPISRRFIVVGPNCGSEDLPAEEGQGNFRGSAEMDRGFSQLDDDGFTAVFASLLKNNSSVKIRFRRMNVGINAISCIRYITSPIENFSGDRIVPSIAESFR; translated from the exons ATGCGGCATAATCGAATACCGGATGCACTTTGGCGATTTGCGaataacattttacaaaaactttcgtcgtcgtcgtcgtcgtcgtcgtcgtcgaacgAGCTGGGCGTGTTTCCGACGGCGCTTAAGCTCACCGCCGACAGGTGTGGGCTTTACAGGTGTTGGGCCTCCTGGCTGATAAGAAACGCGCCCGTGACGTCAGATTGGCGGGTAGAGTATATGAGTCGACGCCGTGGGACGTCCACGTCACTCGTTCTTGAACTCCTCCTTCGTCCGTTCATTCCGCCGTTCAATTCAAGTTTGCCGCGAATTTTTGTCGTATCGCCACTCGCGATCGGCGTTCCGCCGATATCGCGCCGATTTATCGTAGTCGGACCGAATTGCGGTTCCGAAGATTTGCCAGCCGAGGAAGGCCAAGGAAACTTTCGCGGCAGCGCGGAGATGGATCGCGGATTTTCGCAG TTGGACGACGACGGTTTTACGGCAGTCTTTGCGAGTCTCCTCAAAAATAATTCGTCAGTGAAGATAAGATTTCGTCGTATGAACGTTGGCATAAACGCGATTAGTTGCATACGGTATATTACATCACCGATTGAAAATTTTAGCGGTGATCGTATCGTACCTAGTATAGCGGAATCATTTCGATAA
- the LOC105196647 gene encoding fibroblast growth factor 14 isoform X1: MRCRTVAHDSYFLLVTTNRECHGECCFRVSEINRNKLPQRFLALDARCENGFVNLCSSSARAARRNQVKMSLRWIHENLEAPTCDEECSDIDDSCSDDSYDTELSLSEKEERDEDVTTENGKVQGIARGGLRKKRETRRPAAAAARPTSTVTFHGNGGTPRNIERKSKSREYSPYVIWDPRQPAKNPIYNCRIIKLYCRTGYHLAITPSGRVEGLSENEDSHALLHATPVSFGVIRIQSIETRLYLAFNEKGRLYGEINMTKDNTEWEQWSIGSYDAFRSRKYVRYGWWIGVKKNGRAKPGPKTFWGQKAIQFSAIQQD; the protein is encoded by the exons ATGCGCTGTCGCACTGTCGCACACGATTCTTATTTTCTACTTGTGACTACTAATAGAGAGTGCCACGGAGAATGCTGTTTTCGCGTTAGCGAAataaatcgaaataaattacCACAGAGATTTTTAGCGCTAGATGCGCGATGTGAAAATGGATTCGTGAATTTATGCAGCAGCAGCGCCCGCGCCGCGCGGAGAAACCAAGTGAAAATGAGTTTGCGCTGGATTCACGAAAATCTAGAAGCGCCAACGTGCGACGAAGAGTGCAGCGATATCGACGACAGTTGCAGCGACGACAGCTATGACACGGAATTGTCCCTTTCGGAgaaggaggagagggacgaGGACGTGACGACGGAAAACGGAAAAGTGCAGGGTATCGCTCGCGGTGGCCTGCGGAAAAAGAGGGAAACCAGAAgaccagcagcagcagccgcccGCCCGACCTCGACCGTCACCTTCCACGGAAACGGCGG AACGCCACGCAACATTGAACGTAAATCCAAATCACGCGAGTATTCACCTTACGTAATATGGGATCCTCGACAGCCGGCGAAAAATCCTATCTACAATTGCCGAATAATTAAGCTGTACTGCCGTACCGGGTATCATCTGGCAATTACGCCGTCAGGACGGGTCGAAGGATTATCCGAAAACGAGGACTCACACG CTCTGCTTCACGCGACACCGGTATCTTTCGGCGTTATCAGAATACAAAGTATCGAAACGAGACTCTACTTGGCATTCAACGAGAAGGGACGCTTGTACGGAGAG ATAAATATGACTAAAGACAATACCGAATGGGAACAATGGAGCATTGGTTCCTACGATGCGTTCCGATCGCGTAAATACGTGCGATATGGCTGGTGGATAGGAGTAAAGAAAAATGGACGCGCAAAACCCGGGCCGAAAACATTTTGGGGACAAAAAGCGATACAATTTTCGGCTATCCAACAGGATTGA
- the LOC105196647 gene encoding uncharacterized protein LOC105196647 isoform X2: protein MRCRTVAHDSYFLLVTTNRECHGECCFRVSEINRNKLPQRFLALDARCENGFVNLCSSSARAARRNQVKMSLRWIHENLEAPTCDEECSDIDDSCSDDSYDTELSLSEKEERDEDVTTENGKVQGIARGGLRKKRETRRPAAAAARPTSTVTFHGNGGTPRNIERKSKSREYSPYVIWDPRQPAKNPIYNCRIIKLYCRTGYHLAITPSGRVEGLSENEDSHALLHATPVSFGVIRIQSIETRLYLAFNEKGRLYGEVRIIL, encoded by the exons ATGCGCTGTCGCACTGTCGCACACGATTCTTATTTTCTACTTGTGACTACTAATAGAGAGTGCCACGGAGAATGCTGTTTTCGCGTTAGCGAAataaatcgaaataaattacCACAGAGATTTTTAGCGCTAGATGCGCGATGTGAAAATGGATTCGTGAATTTATGCAGCAGCAGCGCCCGCGCCGCGCGGAGAAACCAAGTGAAAATGAGTTTGCGCTGGATTCACGAAAATCTAGAAGCGCCAACGTGCGACGAAGAGTGCAGCGATATCGACGACAGTTGCAGCGACGACAGCTATGACACGGAATTGTCCCTTTCGGAgaaggaggagagggacgaGGACGTGACGACGGAAAACGGAAAAGTGCAGGGTATCGCTCGCGGTGGCCTGCGGAAAAAGAGGGAAACCAGAAgaccagcagcagcagccgcccGCCCGACCTCGACCGTCACCTTCCACGGAAACGGCGG AACGCCACGCAACATTGAACGTAAATCCAAATCACGCGAGTATTCACCTTACGTAATATGGGATCCTCGACAGCCGGCGAAAAATCCTATCTACAATTGCCGAATAATTAAGCTGTACTGCCGTACCGGGTATCATCTGGCAATTACGCCGTCAGGACGGGTCGAAGGATTATCCGAAAACGAGGACTCACACG CTCTGCTTCACGCGACACCGGTATCTTTCGGCGTTATCAGAATACAAAGTATCGAAACGAGACTCTACTTGGCATTCAACGAGAAGGGACGCTTGTACGGAGAGGTGAGAATAATATT ATAA
- the LOC105196647 gene encoding fibroblast growth factor 1 isoform X3: protein MSLRWIHENLEAPTCDEECSDIDDSCSDDSYDTELSLSEKEERDEDVTTENGKVQGIARGGLRKKRETRRPAAAAARPTSTVTFHGNGGTPRNIERKSKSREYSPYVIWDPRQPAKNPIYNCRIIKLYCRTGYHLAITPSGRVEGLSENEDSHALLHATPVSFGVIRIQSIETRLYLAFNEKGRLYGEINMTKDNTEWEQWSIGSYDAFRSRKYVRYGWWIGVKKNGRAKPGPKTFWGQKAIQFSAIQQD, encoded by the exons ATGAGTTTGCGCTGGATTCACGAAAATCTAGAAGCGCCAACGTGCGACGAAGAGTGCAGCGATATCGACGACAGTTGCAGCGACGACAGCTATGACACGGAATTGTCCCTTTCGGAgaaggaggagagggacgaGGACGTGACGACGGAAAACGGAAAAGTGCAGGGTATCGCTCGCGGTGGCCTGCGGAAAAAGAGGGAAACCAGAAgaccagcagcagcagccgcccGCCCGACCTCGACCGTCACCTTCCACGGAAACGGCGG AACGCCACGCAACATTGAACGTAAATCCAAATCACGCGAGTATTCACCTTACGTAATATGGGATCCTCGACAGCCGGCGAAAAATCCTATCTACAATTGCCGAATAATTAAGCTGTACTGCCGTACCGGGTATCATCTGGCAATTACGCCGTCAGGACGGGTCGAAGGATTATCCGAAAACGAGGACTCACACG CTCTGCTTCACGCGACACCGGTATCTTTCGGCGTTATCAGAATACAAAGTATCGAAACGAGACTCTACTTGGCATTCAACGAGAAGGGACGCTTGTACGGAGAG ATAAATATGACTAAAGACAATACCGAATGGGAACAATGGAGCATTGGTTCCTACGATGCGTTCCGATCGCGTAAATACGTGCGATATGGCTGGTGGATAGGAGTAAAGAAAAATGGACGCGCAAAACCCGGGCCGAAAACATTTTGGGGACAAAAAGCGATACAATTTTCGGCTATCCAACAGGATTGA
- the LOC105196649 gene encoding uncharacterized protein LOC105196649, with amino-acid sequence MSLQLCAHRHAERLLRVALRPCWSFSVLHRSIDMSGTMTAKLQDDMNSIPLADDDPQVIIPEEEILDSASHISDPLGRGRSMDSIPSTFTNGSCSPNSLDPDISPDEQEEKARLIAQVLELQNTLDDLSQRVDSVKEENLKLRSENQVLSQYIENLMSASSVFQSTSPNTKKK; translated from the exons ATGTCTCTGCAACTCTGCGCGCACAGACACGCTGAGCGGTTGTTACGCGTTGCGTTACGTCCTTGTTGGTCCTTCTCAGTCCTCCACCGCAGTATAGATATGTCGGGGACGATGACAGCCAAGCTTCAAGACGATATGAATAGTATACCTCTGGCGGACGACGATCCTCAGG TGATAATACCAGAAGAAGAAATTTTGGACAGTGCCTCGCATATATCCGATCCGCTAGGCAGAGGACGTAGCATGGATTCTATACCGTCGACTTTTACCAACGGAAGCTGTAGTCCTAACA GCTTAGATCCAGATATTAGTCCAGatgaacaagaagaaaaagctAGATTGATCGCACAGGTTCTTGAACTGCAAAACACTTTGGATG ATCTGTCGCAAAGAGTGGACAGCGTGAAGGAAGAGAATCTCAAGCTGAGGAGCGAAAACCAAGTTTTGAGCCAATATATTGAGAATTTAATGTCGGCATCGAGCGTGTTTCAGTCAACGAGTCCCAACaccaaaaagaaataa